One window from the genome of Candidatus Neomarinimicrobiota bacterium encodes:
- the murG gene encoding undecaprenyldiphospho-muramoylpentapeptide beta-N-acetylglucosaminyltransferase, with product MSATDQIGGRNSMASSMSIIISGGGTGGHLFPALAIGDEIMRRQPDANIHYIGSKFGIEKDVLPVKNVNHSLLPIRGLQRSLNLDGIGKNILLPVRLISSIAKIKKIFRAINPGMIIATGGYASALPLREGILKSVPTLIQEQNSFPGVTTRWFADKAQEVCIAFEEAQLYVKKKCILTGNPVRKEINMGNKEIGLRQFGFDSNKKTLFLFGGSQGSRALNETMDKMISTLSISNIQVIWQTGKSQFSKYSHHENDSCKVLPFIDDMANAYAACDLVMSRSGAITCSELTVCGKPSILIPLPSAAADHQTKNADALAKHGAATIIAEKDLIPEKLASLIQGLFDSESQLKVMGNESLKLGKPNATSEIVDHALALIQS from the coding sequence GTGTCAGCCACAGATCAGATTGGAGGCCGAAATTCAATGGCTAGTTCAATGAGCATTATCATTTCCGGGGGAGGGACTGGTGGGCACCTCTTCCCAGCGCTTGCCATTGGTGACGAAATCATGCGCCGCCAGCCTGACGCCAATATCCACTATATAGGCTCCAAGTTTGGAATTGAAAAAGACGTTCTACCGGTAAAGAATGTAAATCATTCGCTTTTGCCAATTAGGGGTTTGCAACGCAGTTTAAACTTAGATGGTATTGGCAAAAACATTCTTCTTCCTGTAAGACTGATATCATCTATAGCAAAAATTAAAAAAATATTTCGAGCCATTAATCCTGGTATGATTATTGCCACCGGCGGTTATGCAAGCGCACTTCCACTAAGGGAAGGAATCTTGAAATCTGTACCAACATTAATCCAAGAACAGAATTCTTTCCCTGGCGTCACAACACGATGGTTCGCGGATAAGGCCCAAGAAGTGTGTATCGCATTTGAAGAAGCACAATTATATGTAAAAAAAAAGTGCATTTTGACCGGCAATCCAGTGCGAAAAGAAATTAATATGGGAAATAAAGAGATTGGATTGCGTCAATTTGGATTTGATTCAAATAAAAAAACATTATTCTTATTTGGAGGTAGCCAAGGATCCCGCGCGTTAAATGAGACCATGGATAAAATGATTTCAACACTATCTATTTCAAATATTCAAGTTATCTGGCAAACGGGGAAAAGTCAATTTTCAAAATACAGTCATCATGAAAATGACAGTTGTAAAGTACTGCCGTTCATTGATGATATGGCAAATGCCTACGCCGCCTGTGATTTGGTCATGAGCAGGTCCGGCGCTATCACTTGCTCAGAATTAACCGTCTGCGGGAAGCCATCTATTTTGATTCCTCTCCCCTCTGCAGCGGCGGATCACCAAACAAAGAATGCCGACGCATTAGCCAAACACGGTGCTGCAACTATAATTGCCGAAAAAGATTTAATCCCCGAAAAATTGGCTTCACTTATTCAAGGACTATTTGATAGTGAAAGCCAATTAAAGGTCATGGGAAATGAAAGTTTGAAATTGGGTAAACCAAACGCCACTTCCGAAATTGTGGATCATGCATTGGCGTTAATTCAATCATGA
- the rpmB gene encoding 50S ribosomal protein L28, translating to MSRVCDVTGRKPMFGNNVSHAHNKTRRRFDINLQKKRFWLADENRWITLNVSTQGLRLIDKIGIRKVLNRMKADKKKV from the coding sequence ATGAGTAGAGTTTGTGACGTAACAGGAAGAAAACCCATGTTCGGGAACAATGTGAGCCATGCCCACAACAAAACCCGTCGTCGGTTTGATATTAACCTGCAGAAAAAAAGATTTTGGTTAGCGGATGAAAACCGCTGGATTACCCTCAATGTTTCCACACAGGGCTTACGGCTTATTGATAAGATAGGTATTCGTAAAGTTTTGAATAGAATGAAAGCTGACAAGAAAAAAGTTTAA
- the pruA gene encoding L-glutamate gamma-semialdehyde dehydrogenase, whose translation MQNAKAIVPKPVNEPILSYAPGTPERAALKARIQDLKSQQIEVPLIIGGQEIKTGNMGEMRIPHDHNHVLGHYHMAGKKEVQMAIDAAMDAWKTWSKMPWESRAAIFKKMATILQRHNDQTINAATMLGQSKNAFQAEVDASCEMIDFLNFNCWYAQDLYSQQPTYSPDGMWNRLEHRPLEGFIFAVTPFNFTSIAGNLPAAPALMGNVALWKPASSAVYSAHFMMKLFKEAGVPDGVINFIPGSGREVGPNVMSDPNLAGVHFTGSTAVFQGMWKTVGENIANYKSYPRIVGETGGKDFCIAHESSDVDALATAMVRGAFEYQGQKCSALSRAYIPTTIWPELKKKYVKQVNEIKMGDPENFSNFMNAVIDKSAFDSISDFIKGANEAADAEIITGGNCDDSVGYFIEPTTILTDNPKFTTMCEEIFGPVLTIYLYNPKDWEATLKLVDTTSPYALTGCVWGQDREAVNDATEKLTHAAGNFYINDKPTGAVVGQQPFGGSRASGTNDKAGSIFNLIRWISMRTIKETFDPPKNFRYPFMGEE comes from the coding sequence ATGCAAAACGCTAAAGCTATCGTTCCCAAACCTGTTAATGAACCGATTTTATCCTATGCCCCTGGAACTCCGGAGAGGGCTGCCCTGAAAGCGCGCATCCAAGATTTAAAATCCCAGCAGATTGAAGTACCCCTTATTATTGGTGGACAAGAAATCAAAACGGGTAATATGGGTGAAATGCGCATTCCCCATGACCATAATCATGTTCTCGGTCATTACCACATGGCGGGGAAAAAAGAAGTGCAAATGGCTATTGATGCAGCCATGGATGCATGGAAAACTTGGTCCAAGATGCCATGGGAATCTCGTGCGGCAATCTTTAAGAAAATGGCCACCATCCTCCAGCGCCATAATGATCAAACAATTAACGCAGCGACTATGCTCGGCCAAAGTAAAAATGCTTTCCAGGCGGAGGTTGATGCCTCTTGCGAAATGATCGACTTTTTGAACTTTAACTGTTGGTATGCTCAGGATCTTTATAGCCAACAGCCCACCTATTCTCCCGATGGTATGTGGAACCGGCTAGAACACCGACCTTTAGAAGGCTTCATTTTTGCGGTCACACCATTTAACTTTACTTCCATCGCCGGAAACCTCCCCGCAGCACCGGCCCTTATGGGAAATGTTGCCTTGTGGAAACCGGCCTCAAGCGCAGTGTATAGCGCCCACTTTATGATGAAATTATTTAAAGAAGCAGGTGTTCCCGATGGTGTTATCAATTTCATTCCCGGCTCCGGTAGAGAAGTTGGCCCTAATGTTATGAGTGACCCAAATTTGGCGGGCGTCCATTTCACCGGTTCTACAGCAGTATTTCAAGGTATGTGGAAAACAGTTGGTGAAAATATTGCCAATTATAAATCATACCCACGAATTGTTGGTGAAACCGGCGGAAAAGATTTTTGTATCGCCCATGAATCATCCGATGTGGATGCACTGGCAACGGCTATGGTTCGGGGTGCCTTTGAATATCAAGGGCAAAAATGTTCGGCTCTCTCTCGTGCTTATATCCCAACAACCATTTGGCCTGAACTGAAAAAGAAATATGTGAAACAGGTGAATGAAATCAAAATGGGTGATCCGGAAAATTTCTCAAACTTCATGAATGCGGTGATTGACAAATCAGCTTTTGATTCAATTTCAGATTTCATTAAGGGTGCCAATGAAGCAGCCGATGCTGAAATAATCACAGGGGGTAATTGCGATGATTCCGTTGGTTATTTCATTGAACCGACAACGATTTTAACAGACAATCCAAAATTCACCACCATGTGCGAAGAAATCTTTGGACCTGTTCTTACCATTTATCTCTATAATCCCAAAGATTGGGAAGCCACCCTAAAACTAGTAGATACCACCTCACCTTACGCTTTAACGGGCTGTGTGTGGGGACAAGATCGTGAAGCGGTAAATGATGCAACAGAAAAACTAACACACGCCGCAGGGAATTTCTATATCAATGATAAACCCACCGGTGCTGTTGTTGGTCAACAGCCATTTGGGGGCAGCCGCGCTTCCGGAACAAACGACAAAGCAGGATCCATATTCAATTTGATTCGCTGGATATCCATGCGGACAATTAAAGAAACCTTCGATCCACCAAAGAATTTTCGATATCCATTTATGGGTGAAGAATAA
- the murB gene encoding UDP-N-acetylmuramate dehydrogenase, translating into METLNTMTKGTYLKDELMSKHTSYGIGGPARAYVTPKDKADLAEMLQFAKAHDIPTYFVGSGSNLLVADEGIDGLVITLGKSFNHLEINGANILAESGVMLGKMVKECISRHLSGVESLIGVPGTLGGALVMNAGAFGGEISNYLKHVNVMTMAGNEMQYQPGDISFSYRHSTFPTDEIVVSAEFELIQSDEKTVMEKRSVASGGRKASQPLKFRSAGSVFKNPSEGAAGYFIDKAGLKGIKIGDAEISPIHANFFVNHGKAKAKDIVKLIRLARETVQGKFGIMLDLEVKTLGFKMGTFDV; encoded by the coding sequence ATGGAAACATTGAATACAATGACAAAAGGCACATACCTGAAAGATGAATTAATGTCAAAACATACCTCCTATGGTATCGGCGGCCCGGCAAGAGCTTATGTTACACCAAAGGATAAAGCCGACTTGGCAGAGATGCTTCAGTTTGCAAAGGCTCATGACATTCCTACATATTTCGTAGGTTCTGGTTCAAATTTACTAGTGGCTGATGAAGGAATTGACGGCTTGGTAATTACATTGGGGAAATCATTTAATCACCTTGAAATCAATGGTGCAAATATTTTAGCGGAATCCGGTGTAATGTTAGGTAAAATGGTTAAGGAATGCATAAGCCGCCACCTTTCGGGAGTAGAAAGTTTAATTGGCGTCCCTGGAACATTGGGCGGTGCATTGGTCATGAATGCTGGCGCGTTCGGTGGTGAAATTTCAAACTACCTGAAACATGTTAATGTGATGACTATGGCGGGTAATGAAATGCAGTATCAACCCGGAGACATTTCTTTCAGCTACCGACACTCGACCTTCCCTACTGACGAGATTGTTGTCAGCGCAGAATTTGAACTGATTCAAAGCGATGAAAAAACAGTTATGGAAAAACGATCCGTGGCAAGTGGCGGACGGAAAGCATCTCAACCGCTGAAATTTCGTTCTGCTGGTAGTGTATTCAAAAATCCATCTGAGGGTGCAGCGGGATACTTTATTGATAAAGCAGGACTAAAAGGAATAAAAATTGGTGATGCTGAAATTTCTCCGATTCATGCCAACTTTTTTGTAAACCATGGTAAAGCTAAAGCAAAGGATATTGTTAAACTTATTCGTTTAGCTAGGGAAACTGTCCAGGGCAAATTTGGTATCATGTTGGATTTAGAGGTAAAAACTTTGGGATTTAAAATGGGGACATTTGACGTATGA
- a CDS encoding FtsQ-type POTRA domain-containing protein, with translation MSKKKKQNISMRQIIGAGLTLLFLLTFLGAAKWANYRQSFDMNKIRISGYEILEKADYQKIIDKFNIQSIHDADLGEIAESIETNPFVKAARVSRHYPNQLRINIVERQPLAILNLESLLMIDDEGVVLPDHAYSHSALIPILSGFNSAKDLYPEGEKTYSIKVKEAVNILTKISNGYPKLYENISELTLNKDDEYVLILADRPTRVILGKKDILLKLNILKNFDNALGQRQLTDYRLLDMRYKKQLVAREWT, from the coding sequence ATGAGCAAAAAGAAAAAACAAAATATTTCTATGAGGCAGATCATTGGCGCCGGTCTAACTCTTTTATTTCTCCTGACATTTTTGGGTGCCGCTAAATGGGCCAACTATCGGCAATCATTTGATATGAACAAAATTCGCATTAGTGGCTATGAAATTTTAGAAAAAGCAGATTACCAAAAGATTATTGATAAATTTAATATTCAATCAATTCATGATGCGGATTTGGGAGAGATTGCTGAATCAATTGAGACTAATCCATTCGTGAAGGCGGCAAGAGTCAGTCGCCACTATCCCAATCAATTGAGAATAAATATTGTAGAACGGCAGCCTTTGGCCATACTGAATTTGGAATCATTATTAATGATCGATGATGAAGGTGTTGTTCTCCCGGATCATGCGTACAGCCATAGTGCCCTTATACCAATTTTATCCGGATTTAACTCGGCTAAAGATCTCTATCCAGAAGGAGAAAAAACCTATTCAATCAAAGTGAAAGAAGCTGTCAATATTCTAACTAAGATTTCCAATGGGTATCCCAAACTATATGAAAATATTTCTGAATTAACTTTAAACAAGGATGATGAATATGTCCTTATTCTAGCGGATCGACCCACACGAGTCATTCTTGGGAAAAAGGATATTTTACTCAAATTAAATATATTGAAAAATTTTGATAATGCTTTAGGACAACGCCAGTTAACCGACTACAGGTTGCTGGATATGCGGTATAAGAAACAGCTGGTAGCCCGAGAGTGGACATGA
- the ftsZ gene encoding cell division protein FtsZ, translating to MLFEFNSLAEQKANLKLIGVGGAGGNAVNRMIQAGMTGVDFIVINTDAQDLDNNGAENKIQIGKNLTKGLGAGARSEIGKDAMEADQEVMKSMLEGADMVFITAGMGGGTGTGAAPVVAQLAREMGILTVGIVTVPFNFEGPKRMNRGLAGVTELRKACDTVITIPNQKLMSIVDKSTTVVEAFKLADSILHHASKGISDLINVHGLINLDFADVETVMKNMGEAVMGTGTANGEERAVLAAQQAISSPLLDSASISGAQGVLVNITGSPEMTLMEVDEATSIIFEEAGKDANIIFGAVIDPTLSDSIEVTVIATGFNRKLVVDDLRSNHNEHKEVTPTQTRILAEKENVPLHQQSYQEELIPKEPEIEKPKATMFFDDTNPPIYGNDLEVPAFIRRQHE from the coding sequence ATGCTATTTGAATTCAATAGTCTAGCTGAACAAAAAGCAAACCTCAAACTTATCGGCGTAGGTGGTGCCGGCGGAAATGCAGTTAATCGCATGATCCAAGCCGGAATGACCGGTGTCGATTTTATTGTTATTAATACAGATGCCCAAGATCTAGATAATAATGGTGCTGAAAATAAAATACAGATTGGAAAAAATCTTACCAAAGGATTAGGTGCTGGCGCCCGTTCAGAAATTGGTAAAGATGCCATGGAGGCTGACCAAGAAGTTATGAAATCCATGTTAGAAGGAGCGGACATGGTTTTTATCACAGCCGGTATGGGCGGTGGTACCGGAACAGGCGCTGCGCCTGTGGTAGCACAACTCGCCCGAGAAATGGGAATTCTGACTGTAGGAATTGTAACAGTTCCTTTCAATTTTGAAGGACCAAAACGGATGAATCGTGGGTTGGCCGGTGTAACTGAATTGCGAAAAGCTTGTGATACAGTTATTACTATTCCAAATCAAAAACTCATGTCTATTGTAGATAAGAGTACAACGGTTGTGGAAGCATTTAAATTGGCGGATTCCATTCTTCATCATGCATCCAAAGGAATATCTGATCTAATCAATGTTCATGGATTAATCAACCTTGATTTTGCCGATGTTGAAACAGTCATGAAAAACATGGGTGAAGCTGTCATGGGGACTGGAACAGCTAATGGAGAAGAACGAGCCGTATTGGCCGCACAACAAGCTATTTCGAGTCCACTGCTGGATAGTGCTTCTATCTCCGGCGCCCAAGGTGTATTGGTGAATATTACCGGCAGTCCTGAAATGACACTTATGGAAGTGGACGAAGCAACTTCAATTATTTTTGAAGAAGCGGGCAAGGATGCCAATATCATTTTTGGCGCAGTAATAGATCCAACTCTGAGTGATTCCATCGAAGTAACAGTAATTGCCACGGGGTTTAACCGTAAACTTGTGGTTGATGATTTACGAAGTAACCATAACGAACATAAAGAAGTGACACCTACTCAAACTAGAATCCTTGCGGAAAAAGAAAATGTACCATTACATCAGCAATCTTATCAGGAAGAGTTAATCCCAAAAGAACCTGAGATTGAAAAACCAAAAGCAACCATGTTTTTTGATGACACAAATCCACCCATTTACGGGAATGATTTGGAAGTACCCGCATTCATTAGACGACAGCATGAATAA
- a CDS encoding cell division protein FtsW: MRQIDIITKKYDQVLMVLVLILCVMGTVMLYSASSSLSLNQTGNVTDTLFLRSHLKRMIVGMFIMFFFIMMDYRKLKSIAPYLMIGSIVLLLATKLMYVIKGISFPARWLDLGFVTVQTSDIARFSLIVYLAYYIDKKREKLKDFYSGFFPPIVLMAAILMTIVIQPDFSTAAVIGFIGFAMLFIGGARIPHIMATSAVAIVVMIPVMLMRSYRMKRVIYWLGSVFGMGSANQEVVGYQAQQSLISLGNGGFWGLGLGNSMEKNLFLPTPHTDFIYAIIGEELGFLGAIFIITLFLFIFQRGIKIAKETTDPFGVMLSMGISFSIIIYAFINVAVVTGIFPVTGLPMPLVSHGGSSLVMNLACFGILINISQAKRSVSHRSDWRPKFNG; encoded by the coding sequence ATGAGACAAATTGATATAATTACCAAAAAGTATGACCAGGTTTTAATGGTGCTTGTTCTAATTCTTTGTGTCATGGGGACGGTTATGCTTTACAGTGCAAGTTCTTCCCTATCTCTCAATCAAACAGGGAACGTCACGGATACATTGTTTCTTCGTTCTCATTTAAAGCGCATGATCGTGGGAATGTTCATCATGTTTTTCTTTATTATGATGGATTACCGCAAACTCAAATCGATCGCACCCTACCTCATGATTGGATCGATCGTATTATTGCTGGCCACCAAGTTAATGTATGTTATTAAGGGAATCAGTTTCCCGGCACGCTGGTTGGATTTGGGCTTTGTCACCGTTCAGACTTCAGATATCGCCCGCTTTTCACTCATTGTTTACCTTGCTTATTACATTGATAAAAAACGAGAAAAGCTTAAGGATTTTTATTCCGGATTTTTCCCACCAATCGTACTCATGGCAGCCATCTTAATGACAATTGTGATTCAACCTGATTTTAGTACCGCAGCCGTGATAGGTTTTATTGGATTTGCTATGTTATTTATTGGTGGCGCACGTATTCCCCATATAATGGCTACCAGCGCAGTGGCAATTGTGGTCATGATTCCCGTAATGCTCATGCGTTCTTATAGAATGAAACGAGTCATTTACTGGCTTGGATCTGTTTTTGGTATGGGGTCCGCTAATCAGGAAGTTGTTGGATATCAGGCGCAGCAATCATTGATAAGTTTAGGCAATGGCGGTTTCTGGGGTTTGGGTTTAGGAAATAGTATGGAAAAAAACCTGTTCCTCCCAACGCCCCACACTGATTTTATTTATGCAATAATAGGGGAAGAGTTAGGCTTTTTGGGTGCAATCTTTATTATTACACTTTTTCTTTTCATTTTTCAGCGAGGCATAAAGATTGCCAAGGAGACAACCGACCCATTCGGCGTTATGCTATCCATGGGTATTTCTTTTAGTATTATAATTTATGCTTTTATCAATGTTGCCGTGGTCACGGGGATATTTCCTGTAACCGGCTTGCCCATGCCATTGGTCAGCCATGGTGGTAGCAGTCTTGTCATGAATTTGGCTTGTTTTGGTATTCTTATCAATATTAGCCAGGCAAAACGCAGTGTCAGCCACAGATCAGATTGGAGGCCGAAATTCAATGGCTAG
- the ftsA gene encoding cell division protein FtsA, whose product MIRSNRNQEKYIQTGLDVGSNKICCAITEVDPNSDSIKLLGVGISPATGIKKGSITHRDQLIEEMDHALQEAQTMADINVQKLSLGISGDHIRGINTQGAIAIGNNGNSNVSIQHDITAADVHRVLDLAKAISLPVDRDILHVLPQEYVIDTMDSIKDPVGLTGRRLEARVHLITVATTAATNLASCAEELGVAVDGIVYQGLASSIATLVEDEKNLGVVCVDIGATTTDIVVYHEGGIRHTATLGIGAASITNDIAVMLQVGIDEAENIKKTYGSAKASMSSPALDFELPAQNGQIKRKVSEHELSRYVEARMVEILQLTMREVSRADIKDKLTYGMVLTGGGSELKNLVGLAQETINMPVRIGKPNNISGAVDIASSPIYASAIGLAQWKIFGDDLSLIQKTGTSIKGAFDKLKELVKDFF is encoded by the coding sequence ATGATTCGCTCCAATCGAAACCAGGAGAAATACATACAGACCGGTTTAGACGTCGGTTCCAATAAAATCTGTTGCGCTATAACTGAGGTGGATCCCAATTCAGATAGTATAAAATTATTGGGTGTAGGTATTTCTCCCGCTACTGGAATTAAAAAAGGATCAATCACCCATCGAGATCAACTCATAGAAGAGATGGATCATGCGCTTCAGGAAGCCCAAACAATGGCTGATATTAATGTGCAAAAACTGTCCCTTGGAATTTCCGGGGATCACATCCGGGGAATCAATACACAAGGTGCCATTGCGATTGGAAATAACGGCAATTCAAATGTGTCTATACAGCATGATATTACAGCGGCAGACGTCCATCGGGTCTTGGACTTGGCAAAAGCTATATCCCTCCCGGTTGATCGTGATATTCTTCATGTGCTTCCTCAGGAATACGTCATCGATACCATGGATTCTATTAAAGACCCGGTTGGATTGACGGGAAGACGCTTGGAAGCCCGTGTCCATTTAATCACAGTTGCAACCACCGCTGCCACAAACTTAGCTAGTTGTGCGGAAGAATTAGGAGTGGCAGTTGATGGAATCGTTTATCAAGGGCTGGCTTCAAGCATCGCCACATTGGTGGAGGATGAAAAAAATCTCGGTGTAGTTTGCGTAGATATAGGTGCCACTACTACGGATATCGTGGTTTACCATGAAGGTGGCATTCGCCACACAGCTACCTTAGGTATTGGCGCTGCAAGCATTACAAATGATATTGCTGTAATGCTTCAAGTGGGAATTGATGAAGCAGAAAATATAAAAAAGACTTATGGTTCTGCAAAAGCATCAATGTCATCTCCTGCCCTGGACTTTGAACTGCCGGCACAAAATGGACAAATAAAACGCAAAGTTTCTGAACATGAATTATCCCGATATGTGGAAGCACGAATGGTTGAAATCCTACAATTGACTATGCGCGAAGTATCCCGCGCTGATATAAAAGATAAATTGACATATGGCATGGTTCTTACTGGTGGCGGCTCAGAATTAAAAAACCTCGTTGGACTCGCCCAAGAAACCATCAATATGCCTGTTCGCATAGGAAAGCCTAATAATATTAGCGGTGCAGTGGATATTGCCAGCAGTCCGATCTACGCGAGTGCTATTGGCTTGGCACAATGGAAAATCTTTGGCGATGACCTTTCCCTCATCCAAAAAACAGGTACCTCAATCAAAGGTGCATTCGACAAATTGAAAGAATTAGTAAAAGATTTTTTTTAA
- a CDS encoding UDP-N-acetylmuramate--L-alanine ligase, whose product MFRKVNKVHFVGIGGIGMSGIAELLMNLGFTVSGSDLNDSEIIRNLKTHGATIFEGHEAKNVKDCEVLVYSSAVPKDNSELIAAHENNIPIIKRAEMLGELIALKQTSIGVGGTHGKTSTSSMVGALLSHADLDPTMVVGGLVQNINTNSQLGSGDLIVVEADEYDKSFLQLKPTIAVITNIEREHMDCYDDMDDLFNSFANFANSVPFYGALVACLDSPGVQYIIPQVKRPVITYGLSSQAEISAKNIRPNEMVTTFTLYQNNKNCGDVTLHVPGKHNVLNSLAAAAIGFEMGLDAKAIIAGIGSYGGVRRRFEIKGVANDVMVVDDYAHHPTEVSATLQAARDGWDRRIIAVFQPHLFTRTESFYKEFAAAFMDSDILIVTDIYPAREKPIKGVTGKLVFDAARSAGHKQAHYIPELDDLQDALDNIVQENDLVITIGAGTIWRYGQSYFDHLNSKEVAA is encoded by the coding sequence ATGTTTCGAAAAGTGAATAAAGTTCATTTTGTTGGGATTGGCGGAATTGGCATGAGCGGTATTGCTGAATTACTCATGAATCTTGGATTTACCGTAAGCGGTTCAGATTTGAATGATTCCGAGATTATCAGGAATTTAAAAACCCATGGTGCCACCATTTTTGAAGGGCATGAAGCAAAAAATGTAAAAGACTGCGAAGTATTGGTCTACTCTAGTGCAGTGCCAAAGGATAATTCTGAATTGATCGCCGCCCATGAAAATAATATTCCTATAATTAAACGTGCAGAAATGCTGGGTGAATTAATCGCATTAAAACAAACCAGCATCGGTGTGGGCGGGACTCATGGGAAAACCTCAACTTCATCTATGGTGGGTGCATTACTATCTCATGCTGATTTGGATCCCACAATGGTTGTGGGTGGATTGGTACAGAATATTAATACCAATTCACAATTGGGATCCGGTGATCTTATTGTGGTTGAAGCAGATGAGTATGACAAAAGTTTCCTCCAGCTAAAACCCACCATCGCCGTTATTACAAATATTGAGCGGGAACACATGGATTGCTATGATGATATGGATGATCTATTTAATTCATTCGCCAATTTCGCCAATTCTGTCCCCTTTTATGGCGCTCTTGTGGCGTGCCTTGATTCGCCCGGCGTTCAGTATATAATTCCTCAGGTAAAGCGTCCCGTGATTACTTATGGCCTTTCTTCCCAAGCTGAAATCAGCGCAAAAAATATTCGACCCAATGAAATGGTTACAACATTCACCCTATATCAAAATAATAAAAATTGTGGCGATGTAACGCTTCATGTTCCGGGAAAGCATAATGTATTGAATTCCTTAGCGGCAGCCGCAATCGGATTTGAAATGGGATTAGATGCGAAAGCAATTATTGCAGGGATTGGCAGTTATGGTGGCGTCCGCCGCCGGTTTGAAATTAAAGGTGTGGCTAACGATGTGATGGTTGTGGACGACTATGCTCACCATCCAACGGAAGTTTCTGCCACCCTTCAAGCAGCCAGAGATGGTTGGGATCGCAGGATAATTGCCGTATTTCAACCCCATCTATTCACACGCACTGAATCATTTTACAAAGAATTTGCTGCTGCTTTTATGGATAGTGATATTCTTATTGTAACAGATATTTATCCTGCCCGGGAAAAACCCATAAAAGGCGTGACGGGTAAACTGGTATTTGATGCCGCCCGCTCTGCCGGCCATAAACAAGCTCATTATATTCCTGAGTTGGATGACCTTCAAGATGCCTTAGATAATATTGTCCAAGAAAATGATTTGGTCATCACCATTGGCGCTGGAACAATTTGGCGCTATGGCCAATCTTATTTTGATCATTTAAATAGTAAAGAAGTGGCTGCCTGA
- the dusB gene encoding tRNA dihydrouridine synthase DusB has product MQIGNLNIETPILLAPMAGVTDYPFRVLCKEQGAGVVYSEFVSAHGIIRENAKTWQMIKFTVFERPIGIQIFGDSPEVMSRAARMIVDKFSPDILDINYGCPVPKITKRGAGSAALRDLCLMDDITSAVVESVPEVPVTVKMRAGWDSSSIVVPEVGPRLEKIGVKAIALHPRTTKQSYSGSADWTLIKALKESTSLPVIGNGDIKTPDHIMKMFDETGCDGVMVGRSALGNPWFFRDAVALYKGQPIPDQPSIYDKVACCKRHLNHMIDWHGERVGINLMRKHFGWYIRGFDGASPMRKALVSASEKEDMVSILDSIS; this is encoded by the coding sequence ATGCAAATCGGCAACCTAAATATAGAGACACCCATCCTCTTGGCCCCAATGGCAGGGGTGACGGACTACCCCTTTCGCGTTTTATGTAAAGAGCAAGGCGCCGGAGTCGTTTATTCTGAATTTGTTTCTGCCCATGGCATAATCAGAGAAAATGCCAAAACATGGCAAATGATTAAATTCACAGTTTTTGAACGACCAATCGGCATCCAAATTTTTGGAGATTCCCCAGAGGTTATGAGCCGTGCTGCTCGTATGATTGTTGATAAATTTTCTCCCGACATACTGGACATCAACTATGGCTGCCCCGTGCCGAAAATAACCAAGCGAGGTGCTGGTTCTGCAGCATTAAGGGACTTATGTTTAATGGATGATATAACTTCAGCCGTTGTGGAATCGGTTCCTGAAGTGCCCGTAACAGTAAAAATGCGCGCGGGCTGGGATTCCAGTTCAATTGTCGTGCCAGAAGTAGGACCTAGACTAGAAAAAATCGGCGTCAAAGCTATTGCTCTTCATCCACGAACTACCAAACAAAGCTATAGCGGTTCTGCGGACTGGACATTAATCAAAGCACTGAAAGAATCTACATCCTTGCCCGTTATTGGTAATGGAGATATTAAAACGCCCGACCATATAATGAAAATGTTTGATGAAACTGGGTGTGATGGGGTAATGGTAGGGCGTAGTGCGTTAGGGAATCCATGGTTTTTTAGGGACGCGGTTGCATTATATAAAGGACAACCAATTCCAGATCAACCGTCGATTTATGATAAAGTCGCCTGTTGCAAAAGACACCTTAATCATATGATTGATTGGCATGGTGAACGGGTTGGCATCAACCTTATGCGAAAACATTTCGGGTGGTATATCCGCGGATTTGATGGGGCCAGTCCTATGCGAAAAGCGCTCGTTTCTGCCTCTGAAAAAGAAGATATGGTTTCGATTTTAGATTCGATTTCTTAA